In the Haloferula helveola genome, one interval contains:
- a CDS encoding sulfatase, whose product MKPLAFLFALLAIGSLRAADRPNVLLIYIDDLKPMTRDYGEAHMHTPNFDRLAARGLRFERAYCQVPTCGASRASLMTSRYPTVKRFPDFKCWAEKDAPGVVTLPQRFKDAGYVTISNGKIFHHKDDTGARSWSEPSWRPKTSGRTFHNKETQDFMKTSTATRKLNGKTIKKVPMFEKSRIGTMESHDGLIAKKTMDDLERLSKSDKPFFIACGFAKPHMPFFAPESAWEPYKLPKIALAEWRQRPEPAPASLRQVREQFAYVVRNHALTREIPYNNDLYHRHMRQGYYACVTHVDDLTGRLLDKLDQLKLTENTVVVVLGDHGWLLGENGEWAKNQLLPEALRPALWMSGPGIAAGKQVDTFVEFVDIHPTLCELAGIEVDPDAIDGRSFAAVLKDPSSNHRDHAYTRFGPGDAITTESHFYVKWKTEANGEERMLIDLKADSLAKRNIAGEEDQKERIETLDRKLAAKLEQARN is encoded by the coding sequence ATGAAACCCCTTGCCTTTCTTTTCGCCCTGCTCGCCATCGGCTCCCTCAGGGCAGCCGACCGGCCCAACGTGCTGCTGATCTACATCGACGACCTCAAGCCGATGACCCGCGACTACGGCGAGGCCCACATGCACACGCCGAACTTCGACCGTCTCGCCGCCCGCGGACTGCGCTTCGAGCGGGCCTACTGCCAGGTTCCGACCTGCGGAGCTTCGCGGGCCAGCCTGATGACCTCGCGCTATCCGACCGTGAAGCGCTTTCCCGACTTCAAGTGCTGGGCCGAAAAGGACGCCCCCGGAGTGGTCACGTTGCCCCAGCGCTTCAAGGACGCCGGCTACGTGACCATTTCCAACGGCAAGATCTTCCACCACAAGGACGACACCGGAGCCCGCTCATGGTCGGAACCGTCATGGCGCCCCAAGACCAGCGGCCGGACCTTCCATAACAAGGAGACGCAGGACTTCATGAAGACCTCGACCGCGACGCGGAAGTTGAATGGCAAGACGATCAAGAAGGTGCCGATGTTCGAGAAGAGCAGGATCGGCACGATGGAAAGCCACGACGGACTCATCGCCAAGAAGACGATGGACGACCTCGAGCGCCTCTCGAAGAGCGACAAGCCGTTCTTCATCGCCTGCGGCTTCGCCAAGCCGCACATGCCCTTCTTTGCCCCCGAGTCGGCATGGGAACCCTACAAGCTGCCGAAGATCGCGCTCGCCGAGTGGCGGCAGCGGCCCGAACCGGCACCGGCCTCGCTGCGGCAGGTGCGGGAGCAGTTCGCCTATGTCGTCAGGAATCATGCCCTCACTCGCGAGATTCCCTACAACAACGACCTCTACCACCGCCACATGCGGCAGGGCTACTACGCCTGCGTCACCCATGTCGACGACCTCACCGGCCGGCTTCTCGACAAGCTCGACCAACTGAAGCTCACGGAAAATACGGTAGTCGTCGTACTCGGTGATCACGGTTGGCTGCTCGGAGAGAACGGCGAGTGGGCGAAAAACCAGCTCCTTCCCGAGGCACTCCGCCCGGCCCTCTGGATGAGCGGTCCGGGCATCGCTGCTGGTAAGCAGGTCGACACATTCGTCGAGTTCGTCGACATCCACCCGACCCTCTGCGAGCTGGCCGGGATCGAGGTGGATCCCGACGCCATCGACGGCCGATCCTTCGCAGCCGTGCTCAAAGACCCGTCGTCAAACCACCGCGACCACGCCTACACCCGCTTCGGCCCCGGCGATGCCATAACGACCGAATCCCACTTCTACGTGAAGTGGAAGACCGAGGCAAACGGCGAGGAACGGATGCTGATCGACCTGAAGGCCGACTCCCTGGCCAAACGGAACATCGCCGGGGAAGAGGATCAGAAGGAGCGGATCGAGACGCTCGACCGGAAACTTGCCGCCAAACTCGAACAGGCACGGAACTGA
- a CDS encoding PEP-CTERM sorting domain-containing protein (PEP-CTERM proteins occur, often in large numbers, in the proteomes of bacteria that also encode an exosortase, a predicted intramembrane cysteine proteinase. The presence of a PEP-CTERM domain at a protein's C-terminus predicts cleavage within the sorting domain, followed by covalent anchoring to some some component of the (usually Gram-negative) cell surface. Many PEP-CTERM proteins exhibit an unusual sequence composition that includes large numbers of potential glycosylation sites. Expression of one such protein has been shown restore the ability of a bacterium to form floc, a type of biofilm.), whose protein sequence is MPLKLALSPLVLLLAPTAFAGVIFTDSFSGSGAPGAAWVSDEEINATVNVSGGSLNVNAGTVTGLSTVRHTLELTGTGAPTLTLGSSWTVEAVTSIADGSAFSTMAGGEGVQVTLGVRNNLPATDDRAQVNFVNLNFGAGPQHAVRGAHRTGGSETENITIIGDATASLTATIRMAYDASLDQITMGLDTGSGFFSLVSPVDTSAWSMTDSDPLLIQFELGLAKFSGDPASSTFSIEDGELTVDEFNVYDEALSTNTVVPEPSVALLSLVALGFAFRRRR, encoded by the coding sequence ATGCCCCTCAAGCTTGCTCTCTCCCCTCTCGTTCTGCTCCTCGCCCCGACCGCCTTTGCCGGCGTGATTTTCACCGACTCCTTCTCCGGATCCGGCGCACCGGGCGCCGCATGGGTCTCCGATGAGGAGATCAACGCGACGGTGAACGTTAGCGGTGGCTCACTGAACGTCAATGCCGGCACCGTCACCGGCCTGAGCACGGTCCGGCACACGCTCGAACTCACCGGAACCGGCGCTCCGACGCTGACACTCGGATCGAGCTGGACGGTTGAGGCGGTCACCTCCATCGCTGACGGATCGGCATTCTCGACGATGGCCGGCGGAGAAGGCGTGCAAGTGACCCTCGGCGTCCGCAACAACCTCCCGGCCACGGACGACCGGGCGCAGGTCAACTTCGTCAATCTCAACTTCGGCGCAGGACCGCAGCACGCCGTGCGCGGCGCCCACCGGACCGGCGGCAGCGAAACCGAGAACATCACGATCATCGGCGACGCGACCGCGTCACTCACCGCCACCATCCGCATGGCCTACGACGCCAGCCTCGACCAGATCACGATGGGCCTCGATACCGGGTCGGGATTCTTTTCGCTGGTCTCTCCGGTCGACACCTCCGCCTGGAGCATGACCGACAGCGATCCGCTCCTGATCCAGTTCGAGCTCGGGCTTGCGAAATTCTCGGGTGATCCGGCAAGCAGCACGTTTTCGATCGAGGACGGGGAACTGACCGTCGATGAATTCAATGTCTACGACGAAGCCCTCTCGACCAATACGGTCGTTCCCGAGCCGTCCGTGGCGTTGCTCTCGCTCGTTGCGCTCGGCTTCGCTTTCCGCCGGCGCCGCTGA
- a CDS encoding Dabb family protein, protein MRAFLVAGLSALLVAACGPSTAVLPDPKPGTVDHVVIFWLKRPGNGDDKERLHAAAGQLEAIPGVLAVRHGNVIASDREIVDDSFDLAYIITFDSVESLRAYDPHPIHAKLAAEVARPLCRKILVYDVIH, encoded by the coding sequence ATGAGAGCGTTTCTCGTCGCCGGCTTGTCCGCACTGTTGGTCGCTGCGTGCGGGCCCTCAACCGCCGTGCTTCCCGATCCGAAGCCGGGGACGGTCGATCACGTGGTCATCTTCTGGCTGAAACGGCCGGGCAACGGGGACGATAAGGAAAGGCTACATGCGGCGGCCGGGCAGTTGGAGGCCATCCCGGGCGTGCTGGCGGTGCGCCACGGCAACGTGATCGCGAGCGACCGCGAGATTGTCGACGATTCGTTCGATCTCGCCTACATCATCACCTTCGACTCGGTCGAATCGCTACGGGCCTACGACCCGCACCCGATTCATGCCAAGCTCGCCGCCGAAGTGGCGCGGCCGCTGTGCCGGAAGATCCTCGTCTACGACGTGATCCACTGA